One window of Centropristis striata isolate RG_2023a ecotype Rhode Island chromosome 23, C.striata_1.0, whole genome shotgun sequence genomic DNA carries:
- the klf6a gene encoding Krueppel-like factor 6a: protein MDVLPMCSIFQELQIVHDTGYFSALPSLEENWQQTCLELERYLQSEPYVSTSGLKFDGQEDLWGKLILACGDKAKADPKLPPAHEEDNQDSQILDTNSVNSDASSEASDSSEELSPTHSFTSNPLGSVLVGSGPFSPSIISTPPSSPEAGLEPSGVTNGWVATHADLHLPVKIRSGGVAKSTEKTGIICGDASPDGRRRVHRCHFNGCRKVYTKSSHLKAHQRTHTGEKPYRCSWEGCEWRFARSDELTRHFRKHTGAKPFKCSHCDRCFSRSDHLALHMKRHV from the exons ATGGATGTACTACCCATGTGCAGCATCTTTCAAGAACTTCAAATAGTTCACGACACGGGCTATTTCTCAGCCTTACCGTCACTGGAGGAGAACTGGCAGCAg ACATGCTTGGAGTTGGAGCGCTACCTACAGAGTGAGCCTTACGTCTCCACATCCGGCCTCAAGTTTGACGGCCAGGAGGACCTCTGGGGCAAGTTAATCTTGGCCTGCGGGGACAAGGCCAAGGCCGACCCAAAGCTGCCCCCGGCCCACGAGGAGGACAATCAGGACAGCCAAATCTTGGACACCAACAGTGTGAATTCTGACGCCAGCAGCGAAGCTTCAGACAGTTCTGAGGAGCTCTCGCCCACACACAGCTTTACCTccaaccctctgggctctgtcTTGGTTGGCTCTGGACCTTTTAGCCCCTCCATCATAAGCACGCCCCCGTCCTCTCCGGAGGCCGGCTTGGAGCCCAGCGGCGTGACCAACGGCTGGGTCGCCACGCACGCTGACTTGCACTTGCCGGTCAAAATCAGGAGCGGCGGCGTGGCAAAGAGTACGGAAAAGACGGGAATCATCTGTGGGGACGCGTCACCGGACGGCAGGAGGCGAGTACACAGGTGTCACTTCAACGGGTGTCGCAAAGTTTACACGAAGAGCTCCCACCTAAAAGCACACCAGCGCACTCATACAG GTGAGAAACCTTACAGGTGTTCATGGGAGGGCTGTGAGTGGCGTTTTGCACGAAGCGACGAGTTGACCAGACACTTCAGGAAGCACACTGGGGCAAAGCCATTTAAATGCAGTCACTGTGACAG